The Methanobacterium sp. genome has a segment encoding these proteins:
- a CDS encoding anaerobic ribonucleoside-triphosphate reductase activating protein produces MIIGDMIISSLEFPGKMSLVIFTGGCILKCPYCHNPEIIEGGKYLELDEILQKIEKSMDFIDSVVITGGEPLIQHEDVEKILKYSKNHELNTKIDTNGCFPDRLQNVINLLDYVALDIKAPFDKYNKIIGSDIGCNVRRSMEACIKGEVFLECRTTYVPYLMDIGDIVEIAKEIDPDIYTLQQFRDKVVLDEKLQGTPIPSRDELRKIGERIKPFLKKVKIKTSEFGEEA; encoded by the coding sequence TTGATAATAGGAGATATGATTATATCCTCTCTTGAGTTTCCAGGAAAAATGTCACTGGTTATATTTACGGGGGGATGTATCCTGAAATGTCCCTATTGCCATAATCCAGAAATTATAGAAGGCGGAAAATATCTGGAACTGGATGAAATCCTACAAAAAATTGAAAAATCAATGGATTTTATAGATAGTGTGGTAATAACAGGTGGAGAACCTCTTATTCAGCATGAAGATGTAGAAAAAATTTTAAAATACTCTAAAAATCATGAATTAAATACAAAAATTGACACAAACGGATGTTTTCCCGACAGGCTGCAAAATGTAATAAATTTACTGGATTATGTAGCACTTGATATCAAAGCTCCTTTTGATAAATATAATAAAATCATAGGATCTGATATTGGATGTAATGTCAGGAGAAGCATGGAAGCATGCATAAAAGGAGAAGTATTTCTTGAATGTAGGACAACTTATGTGCCTTACTTAATGGATATTGGAGATATTGTTGAAATTGCAAAAGAAATAGATCCAGATATATATACATTACAACAGTTTAGGGATAAAGTAGTTCTTGATGAAAAGTTACAGGGAACACCAATTCCATCAAGAGATGAACTTAGAAAAATTGGAGAAAGAATAAAACCATTCCTTAAAAAAGTGAAAATAAAAACATCTGAATTTGGTGAAGAAGCCAT